The sequence CCGGCAGGACGGTGACCATGATGACAAAGGCCACCGCCGTCGCCAGCCCGTCATCGCGGAACATGAAATCCATCATGTAGCTGGGCAGGATCTCGGTATCGAAATTGCCGCCCGTCATCGTGTAGACGATGTCGAACACCTTGAGCACCAGGACGGTGATCGTGGTCCAGACCACCATGATGGTCGATTTGATTTGCGGAACCTTGATCTTGAAGAAGATCTGGAACGGGTTGGCACCGTCGATGATCGCGGCCTCGACCGTTTCCTCGGGGATGCCCCTGAGCGCCGCCGACAGGATCACCATGGCGAACCCCGTCTGGATCCAGATCAGGATGATCATCAGGAAGAAGTTGTTCCAGAACGGGATTTGCAACGGGTCCAGCGGATCGGCCCCGAGGGTCGCGCGGATGGCGTTGATGATGCCGATATCGGGGTCCTGGGCGTAGACGAACTTCCAGATCAGCGACGCACCCACGAAGCTGATCGCCATCGGCATGAAAATCAGCGATTTCGCGACATTGCCCCATTTCAGACGGTCGGTCAGCTGTGCCGCCAGAAGACCGAAGAACGTCGCCGCTGCGGGCACGAAGATCACCCACAGGATGTTGTTGAAGAAGGCAATGCGAAAATCGTCCGATGTCAGCAGCTGTGCATAATTGGCAAGCCCGATGAACTCGTCACCCGCGCGATTGTAGAGCGAGCGGATGAAACTGCCGATCACCGGGTAGACGAGGTACAGCCCCAGGGCGAACATCGCCGGAAACAGGAAAATCCAGGGCCGCACCGCATTGGCGCGGTTGATGTTGCGGCCGGCCTTTTCACCGCGCGCCGGAAAGATGACTTTGTCGAGA comes from Roseibacterium elongatum DSM 19469 and encodes:
- a CDS encoding carbohydrate ABC transporter permease, whose protein sequence is MSPIVQGIVTIIIGVGGCIAYFYFANLVLDKVIFPARGEKAGRNINRANAVRPWIFLFPAMFALGLYLVYPVIGSFIRSLYNRAGDEFIGLANYAQLLTSDDFRIAFFNNILWVIFVPAAATFFGLLAAQLTDRLKWGNVAKSLIFMPMAISFVGASLIWKFVYAQDPDIGIINAIRATLGADPLDPLQIPFWNNFFLMIILIWIQTGFAMVILSAALRGIPEETVEAAIIDGANPFQIFFKIKVPQIKSTIMVVWTTITVLVLKVFDIVYTMTGGNFDTEILPSYMMDFMFRDDGLATAVAFVIMVTVLPVMIWNIRQSRAEMR